One genomic region from Streptomyces sp. NBC_00582 encodes:
- a CDS encoding IclR family transcriptional regulator: MTGPVQSIERAAAILRLLAGGPRRLGLGEVAASLGLAKGTAHGILRTLQHVDFVEQDPATGKYQLGAALLHLGTSYLDVNELRSRSINWADALAARSGESVRLGTPLEGRVLVVHHVFRPDDTFQTLDVGSLLPLHASSLGKVLLAFGTAPLESAVESGLEAYTRHTLVDRDRLGRALAETRERGWAAEVQEMSMGEAGVAAPIRGHGGLVVGAIGLSGQLERVCDHQGRPRSNLINLLREAARAISRDLGATRW, encoded by the coding sequence ATGACCGGCCCGGTCCAGTCGATCGAACGGGCGGCGGCGATCCTGCGTCTTCTCGCCGGCGGACCCCGTCGTCTCGGGCTCGGCGAGGTGGCGGCCTCGCTCGGGCTGGCGAAGGGCACCGCCCACGGCATCCTGCGCACACTCCAGCACGTGGACTTCGTGGAACAGGACCCCGCCACCGGAAAGTACCAGCTCGGGGCGGCCCTGCTGCATCTGGGCACCAGCTACCTCGACGTCAACGAACTGCGCTCGCGGTCCATCAACTGGGCCGACGCCCTCGCCGCCCGCAGCGGGGAGTCGGTCCGTCTCGGCACCCCGCTGGAGGGCAGGGTCCTCGTCGTCCATCACGTGTTCCGGCCGGACGACACCTTCCAGACGCTGGACGTGGGGTCGCTGCTGCCGCTGCACGCCTCCTCGCTCGGCAAGGTCCTGCTCGCCTTCGGCACCGCGCCCCTGGAGTCGGCCGTGGAATCGGGACTGGAGGCCTACACCCGGCACACCCTGGTGGACCGCGACCGCCTGGGCCGGGCGCTCGCCGAGACCCGGGAGCGCGGCTGGGCCGCCGAGGTGCAGGAGATGAGCATGGGGGAGGCCGGGGTCGCCGCGCCGATCCGCGGACACGGCGGTCTGGTGGTGGGCGCGATCGGGCTGTCCGGCCAGCTCGAGCGGGTGTGCGACCACCAGGGGCGTCCCCGGTCGAACCTGATCAACCTGCTGCGCGAGGCCGCACGGGCGATCTCCAGGGATCTGGGCGCGACCCGCTGGTGA
- a CDS encoding DUF1152 domain-containing protein yields MFSLHEPPLFTRLREARRVLVAGAGGGFDVYAGLPLALALRSAGKDVHLANLSFTELYGLPTEVWLEPDVAAVRPDTPARGDYFPEHALARWLEGQGLPATVYAFPRTGVAPLRDAYRALLDHLGGVDAVVLVDGGTDILMRGDEHGLGTPEEDMASLAAVRALDEVEHRLVACLGFGVDAYHGVNHSLVLENLAALDREGAYLGAFSLPRDSREGALYLDAVAHAQASTPGHPSIVNGSVAAAVRGEFGDVRFTERTRNGELFVNPLMSLYFCVDAVGLARRNLYLDRLTDTVLMRQISTRIEEFREELPLVRQPRAFPH; encoded by the coding sequence GTGTTCTCCCTCCACGAACCTCCCCTGTTCACCCGGCTGCGCGAGGCGCGGCGGGTGCTCGTCGCCGGAGCGGGCGGCGGTTTCGACGTCTACGCGGGCCTGCCGCTGGCACTCGCCCTGCGGTCGGCCGGCAAGGACGTCCACCTCGCCAACCTGTCCTTCACCGAGCTGTACGGACTGCCCACCGAGGTCTGGCTGGAGCCGGACGTGGCGGCGGTGCGCCCCGACACCCCGGCGCGCGGCGACTACTTCCCCGAACACGCCCTGGCCCGCTGGCTGGAGGGGCAGGGGCTGCCCGCCACGGTGTACGCCTTCCCGCGCACCGGTGTGGCTCCGCTGCGGGACGCCTACCGGGCCCTCCTCGACCACCTCGGCGGCGTCGACGCCGTCGTCCTGGTGGACGGCGGCACGGACATCCTGATGCGGGGCGACGAGCACGGGCTGGGCACACCCGAGGAGGACATGGCCAGTCTGGCCGCCGTGCGGGCGCTCGACGAGGTCGAACACCGGCTGGTGGCCTGTCTGGGGTTCGGCGTGGACGCCTATCACGGCGTCAACCACTCCCTGGTCCTGGAGAACCTGGCCGCGCTGGACCGCGAGGGCGCCTACCTCGGCGCGTTCTCCCTGCCCCGGGACAGCCGCGAGGGGGCCCTGTACCTGGACGCGGTGGCGCACGCCCAGGCCTCGACGCCGGGGCATCCGAGCATCGTCAACGGCTCCGTGGCCGCCGCCGTGCGGGGCGAGTTCGGCGACGTGCGCTTCACCGAGCGCACCCGGAACGGCGAACTGTTCGTCAACCCGCTCATGTCGCTGTACTTCTGTGTGGACGCCGTGGGTCTGGCCCGCCGCAACCTCTATCTCGACCGTCTCACGGACACCGTCCTGATGCGCCAGATCAGCACCCGCATAGAGGAGTTCCGCGAGGAACTCCCCCTCGTGCGGCAGCCACGGGCGTTCCCCCACTGA
- a CDS encoding FAD-dependent oxidoreductase → MPRPLRVAIVGAGPAGIYAADALLKSDAAADPGVSIDLFERMPAPFGLIRYGVAPDHPRIKGIITALHQVLDKPQIRLFGNVDYPSDLSLDDLRAFYDAVVFSTGAMADRELSIPGVELEGSYGAADFVSWYDGHPEVPRTWPLEAEKVAVLGVGNVALDVARVLAKTADELLPTEIPQNVYDGLKANKALEVHVFGRRGPAQAKFSPMELRELDHSPNIEVVVDPEDIDYDEGSIATRRGNKQADMVAKTLENWAIRDTGDRPHKLFLHFFESPTEILGEDGRVVGLRTERTALDGTGNVKGTGEFKDWDVTAVYRAVGYLSEKLPKLPWDLDSGTVPDEGGRVIEESGAHLQSVYVTGWIRRGPVGLIGHTKGDANETVANLLDDHAHGRLHTPSSPEPEAVDAFLAEREVRFTTWEGWYRLDAAEKALGEPQGRERVKIVEREDMLRESGA, encoded by the coding sequence ATGCCCCGCCCCTTGCGGGTAGCCATCGTCGGAGCCGGCCCCGCCGGGATCTACGCCGCCGACGCGCTGCTCAAGTCCGATGCGGCCGCCGACCCCGGTGTCTCCATCGACCTCTTCGAGCGGATGCCGGCCCCGTTCGGACTGATCCGCTACGGCGTGGCCCCGGACCACCCCCGGATCAAGGGCATCATCACCGCCCTGCACCAGGTCCTCGACAAGCCGCAGATCCGTCTCTTCGGCAACGTCGACTACCCGTCCGACCTCAGCCTGGACGACCTGCGCGCCTTCTACGATGCGGTGGTCTTCTCGACCGGCGCGATGGCCGACCGCGAGCTGTCCATACCGGGCGTCGAGCTCGAGGGCTCCTACGGCGCCGCCGACTTCGTCTCCTGGTACGACGGCCACCCGGAAGTGCCGCGCACCTGGCCGCTGGAGGCCGAGAAGGTCGCCGTGCTCGGGGTCGGCAACGTCGCCCTCGACGTCGCCCGCGTCCTCGCCAAGACGGCCGACGAGCTCCTGCCCACGGAGATCCCGCAGAACGTCTACGACGGTCTGAAGGCCAACAAGGCGCTGGAGGTGCACGTCTTCGGCCGCCGTGGCCCGGCGCAGGCGAAGTTCTCCCCGATGGAGCTGCGGGAGCTGGACCACTCCCCGAACATCGAGGTCGTGGTCGACCCCGAGGACATCGACTACGACGAGGGCTCGATCGCGACCCGGCGCGGCAACAAGCAGGCCGACATGGTCGCCAAGACCCTGGAGAACTGGGCGATCCGCGACACCGGCGACCGCCCGCACAAGCTGTTCCTGCACTTCTTCGAGTCGCCCACCGAGATCCTCGGCGAGGACGGCAGGGTCGTCGGTCTGCGCACCGAGCGCACCGCCCTCGACGGCACCGGCAACGTCAAGGGCACCGGCGAGTTCAAGGACTGGGACGTCACCGCGGTCTACCGCGCGGTCGGCTACCTCTCCGAGAAGCTGCCCAAGCTGCCCTGGGACCTCGACTCGGGCACGGTGCCCGACGAGGGCGGCCGGGTCATCGAGGAGAGCGGCGCGCATCTGCAGTCGGTGTACGTCACCGGCTGGATCCGGCGCGGTCCGGTCGGCCTGATCGGCCACACCAAGGGCGACGCCAACGAGACGGTGGCGAACCTGCTGGACGACCACGCGCACGGCCGTCTGCACACCCCGTCCTCGCCGGAGCCGGAGGCCGTGGACGCGTTCCTCGCCGAGCGCGAGGTCCGCTTCACCACCTGGGAGGGCTGGTACAGGCTGGACGCCGCCGAGAAGGCGCTGGGCGAGCCGCAGGGCCGCGAGCGCGTGAAGATCGTCGAGCGCGAGGACATGCTGCGGGAGAGCGGCGCCTAG
- a CDS encoding SpoIIE family protein phosphatase: MARVLGRPSARPARRPRGPGNRRAPESALGGRSLAAQVFVLQVAIVLLLVVAAVVALLLQVRHDSTQEARNRSVAVAQTFANSPGIVEALRSPDPTAVLQPSAEAARKAADMDFVVVMNTDGIRYTHPKPDRIGKKFVGNFQPALDGGVVVEEVDGTIGRLVQAVVPVKAPDGTVVGLVSSGITTEHVGGNADRQLPLVLGTAAVALALATASTALVSRRLLRQTHGLGPREMTRMYEHHDAVLHSVREGVIIVGEDGELLLANDEAHRLLDLPPDAERRQVLDLGLDPGTAELLASGRMVTDEVHLVGDRLLAINQRPTDLTGGPAGSVATLRDSTELRALSGRAEAARERLDLLYAAGVGIGTSLDVTRTAEELTELAVPRFADFVTVDLFDAVLAGEEPEARGALRRTAMGGVRKGSPLYAVGERIRFVDSAPQARALANTRAVLEARLAEAPGWRAQDLERTEQIVEFGIHSLITVPVRAGTLVLGVVSFLRSERPEPFDPEEVALAEELVARAAVSIDNARRFTREHGMAVTLQRSLLPRTLPEQNALDIAYRYLPAQAGVGGDWFDVLPLSGARVALVVGDVVGHGLHAAATMGRLRTAVHNFSALDLPPEELLGLLDELVTRIDQDEAADGAHGPVSGATCLYAIYDPVSRRCTVARAGHPPPALVHPDGRVEYPDVPAGLPLGLGGLPFETAELELAEGSRLVLYTDGLVEDRQRDIDTGLELLRTALERSAGGTPEEACRSVLDALLPARPSDDIALIVAHTRALGADRVAEWDVPVDPAAVGEVRAAVVRQLGVWDLEELSFTTELILSELVTNAIRYGIAPVRVRLLRDRTLICEVSDASSTSPHLRYAAMTDEGGRGLFLVAQLTDRWGTRYTPTGKVIWAEQPLP; encoded by the coding sequence ATGGCACGAGTCCTGGGGCGCCCGAGTGCCCGGCCGGCCCGTCGTCCCCGGGGCCCGGGCAACCGGCGTGCGCCCGAATCGGCCCTGGGCGGGCGCAGTCTCGCGGCGCAGGTGTTCGTCCTGCAGGTGGCGATCGTGCTGCTGCTGGTCGTGGCGGCCGTCGTGGCGCTGCTGCTGCAGGTGCGGCACGACAGCACCCAGGAGGCCCGCAACCGCTCCGTCGCCGTCGCCCAGACCTTCGCCAACTCCCCGGGCATCGTGGAGGCCTTGCGCAGTCCCGACCCGACGGCGGTGCTGCAGCCGTCGGCGGAGGCCGCCCGCAAGGCGGCCGACATGGACTTCGTCGTGGTGATGAACACCGACGGCATCCGCTACACCCATCCCAAGCCGGACCGCATCGGCAAGAAGTTCGTCGGCAACTTCCAGCCCGCGCTGGACGGCGGGGTCGTCGTCGAGGAGGTCGACGGCACCATCGGGCGGCTGGTGCAGGCCGTCGTCCCCGTGAAGGCGCCCGACGGGACGGTCGTGGGGCTGGTGTCGTCCGGCATCACCACCGAGCACGTCGGCGGCAACGCGGACCGTCAACTGCCCCTCGTCCTCGGCACCGCCGCGGTGGCCCTCGCCCTGGCCACCGCGAGCACCGCGCTGGTCAGCCGGCGACTGCTGCGGCAGACCCACGGCCTCGGGCCGCGCGAGATGACGCGGATGTACGAGCACCACGACGCGGTGCTGCACTCGGTGCGCGAAGGGGTGATCATCGTCGGCGAGGACGGCGAGCTGCTGCTCGCCAACGACGAGGCGCACCGCCTGCTCGATCTGCCGCCGGACGCGGAACGCCGTCAGGTGCTGGACCTGGGCCTCGATCCCGGCACGGCCGAACTGCTGGCGTCCGGGCGGATGGTCACGGACGAGGTGCATCTGGTCGGCGACCGGCTGCTGGCGATCAACCAGCGGCCCACCGATCTCACGGGCGGCCCGGCGGGCAGTGTGGCCACACTGCGCGACTCCACGGAGCTGCGCGCCCTCTCCGGCCGGGCGGAGGCGGCCCGGGAGCGCCTCGACCTGCTGTACGCGGCGGGCGTGGGCATCGGTACGAGCCTGGACGTGACCAGGACGGCGGAGGAGTTGACGGAGCTGGCGGTGCCCCGGTTCGCGGACTTCGTCACCGTCGATCTGTTCGACGCGGTCCTCGCCGGGGAGGAGCCGGAGGCGCGGGGCGCGCTGCGGCGCACGGCGATGGGCGGGGTCCGCAAGGGTTCCCCGCTGTACGCGGTGGGCGAGCGGATCCGGTTCGTGGACTCGGCGCCGCAGGCCCGCGCCCTGGCGAACACCCGGGCCGTGCTGGAGGCGCGGCTGGCGGAGGCGCCGGGCTGGCGCGCGCAGGATCTGGAGCGGACCGAGCAGATCGTGGAGTTCGGCATCCACTCGCTGATCACGGTGCCGGTGCGGGCGGGCACGCTGGTGCTGGGCGTGGTGAGTTTCCTGCGGTCGGAGCGGCCCGAGCCGTTCGACCCGGAGGAGGTGGCCCTGGCGGAGGAGTTGGTGGCGCGGGCGGCGGTCTCCATCGACAACGCGCGCCGCTTCACCCGGGAGCACGGCATGGCGGTCACCCTGCAGCGCAGTCTGCTGCCGCGCACCCTGCCCGAGCAGAACGCGCTGGACATCGCCTACCGCTATCTGCCGGCGCAGGCCGGTGTCGGCGGCGACTGGTTCGACGTGCTTCCGCTGTCCGGGGCCCGGGTGGCGCTGGTCGTCGGTGACGTCGTCGGGCACGGGCTGCACGCGGCGGCCACGATGGGCCGGCTGCGCACGGCGGTGCACAACTTCTCCGCGCTGGACCTGCCGCCGGAGGAGCTGCTCGGGCTGCTGGACGAGCTGGTGACCCGGATCGACCAGGACGAGGCGGCGGACGGGGCCCATGGCCCGGTGTCCGGGGCGACCTGTCTGTACGCGATCTACGACCCGGTGTCGCGGCGGTGCACGGTGGCGCGGGCGGGGCATCCCCCGCCGGCGCTGGTCCACCCGGACGGCCGGGTGGAGTACCCGGACGTACCGGCCGGGCTGCCGCTGGGCCTCGGCGGGCTGCCGTTCGAGACGGCCGAGCTGGAGCTGGCCGAGGGCAGCCGGCTGGTGCTGTACACGGACGGGCTGGTGGAGGACCGGCAGCGGGACATAGACACCGGTCTGGAGCTCCTGCGCACGGCCCTGGAGCGCAGCGCCGGCGGAACGCCGGAGGAGGCCTGCCGCAGCGTCCTGGACGCGCTGCTGCCGGCCCGCCCGAGCGACGACATCGCGCTGATCGTGGCGCACACGCGGGCGCTCGGCGCGGACCGGGTCGCCGAGTGGGACGTACCGGTGGATCCGGCGGCGGTGGGCGAGGTGCGGGCGGCGGTCGTGCGGCAGCTCGGAGTGTGGGACCTGGAGGAGCTGTCCTTCACGACCGAGCTGATCCTGAGCGAGCTGGTCACCAACGCGATCCGCTACGGCATCGCGCCGGTCCGGGTCCGTCTGCTGCGCGACCGCACGCTGATCTGCGAGGTGTCCGACGCGAGCAGCACCTCGCCGCATCTGCGGTACGCGGCGATGACGGACGAGGGCGGTCGCGGACTGTTCCTGGTGGCACAGCTCACCGACCGCTGGGGCACCCGGTACACCCCCACGGGCAAGGTCATCTGGGCGGAACAGCCGCTGCCGTGA
- a CDS encoding ATP-binding protein gives MAVQLGILPRETVEHVCPLPPVPGAVAAVRRRVGEVLADWKVSGDIVDDSLLVVSELLTNAIVHALPPAELRLFWMRGEGAGTLRVEVTDAGPALVPGQTRADIDPDEHGRGEQIVHALAARHGKRIHSGGVTRWADLVAA, from the coding sequence ATGGCGGTACAGCTCGGCATACTGCCCCGGGAGACAGTGGAACACGTGTGTCCGCTGCCGCCCGTCCCCGGGGCCGTCGCAGCCGTACGCCGGCGCGTGGGGGAGGTCCTCGCCGACTGGAAGGTGTCGGGGGACATCGTCGACGACTCGCTCCTCGTGGTGTCGGAGCTGCTCACCAACGCGATCGTGCACGCCCTGCCCCCGGCGGAGCTGCGGCTCTTCTGGATGCGCGGGGAGGGCGCCGGCACCCTGCGGGTGGAGGTCACGGACGCGGGGCCGGCCCTCGTGCCCGGTCAGACGCGCGCGGACATCGACCCCGACGAGCACGGCCGCGGCGAACAGATCGTCCACGCCCTCGCCGCGCGGCACGGCAAGCGGATCCACTCCGGCGGGGTCACGCGGTGGGCGGATCTCGTCGCCGCCTGA
- a CDS encoding SpoIIE family protein phosphatase, which translates to MTGSAGDERRPSGPPPALLTAAAVDALRAADGRAGGVYLCSRVPETMRLAVLAGLPGRLFRPWWRVHMDRPFPVVDVQRTGVPVVLANATEAMRRYPQLAAGLPFAFGSLYVPVAARGRSFGVLIVLRAPIADAAEALAGRERLERVAEGLAVELLRLEAEGAPATWDEEPVCVRPPVAGPAPGRVGRFSWNPGSDTVVADERARALFGLPPGDVPGTLEALARAVDPTDAHRLPELLRETARGSPPPLPLEVRTTEGGLRLLELWAAAEGPSGSVTGVLLDPGAGALSDGAADLLPEGVFCVDRLGLIVYANARAAHFLGVDHAELTGRLLWDAVPWLNQTTSEEHLRGALLSPEPVHFHVRRPADGPRVFEGDWLSISVYPGADLLTCTAVPANRVPSDGSPEPVDTEVPAPDPAAQTAPLYRPIVLAIALTEAVTARQVSAVVMQELLPAFGGRRLAIYLLQERHLYLAWESGFPEGFLAPFEGVGLDARLPGVETLTTGRPLFFDSMQQLAAAYPGIELDATRGARAFLPLIASGRPVGTCILGFDVPRAFSSEERTVLTALAGLIAHAMEKAQRYDTEAALARGLQQALLPRRLSQHARVETAGRYLPGTEGMDVGGDWYDVVEAGEGLALVIGDVQGHGVQAAATMGQLRSAVRAFALGDHPPQEVMSGTNHLLIDLDPGQFASCCYVRLDPATGRAHAARAGHLPPLLRHPDGRTTTVDLPGGVVLGVDPRARYPVTELRLEPGAILALYTDGLVERPGHDIDEGIAALRTALAEAGDGAGRSPGRYLGEVADRLTASARQAADRADDIALLLATLPTHPEDHAGRA; encoded by the coding sequence ATGACTGGGAGCGCCGGGGACGAGCGGAGGCCGTCCGGGCCGCCGCCCGCGCTGCTGACCGCGGCTGCGGTCGACGCGCTGCGGGCGGCGGACGGGCGCGCCGGGGGCGTGTACCTGTGCTCCCGCGTTCCGGAGACGATGCGGCTCGCCGTGCTCGCGGGGCTGCCCGGCCGGCTGTTCCGGCCCTGGTGGCGGGTGCACATGGACCGGCCGTTCCCGGTGGTGGACGTCCAGCGGACGGGCGTACCGGTGGTGCTGGCGAACGCGACGGAGGCGATGCGGCGGTATCCGCAGCTGGCGGCGGGGCTGCCGTTCGCGTTCGGTTCCCTGTACGTCCCGGTCGCGGCACGGGGGCGGTCCTTCGGGGTGCTGATCGTGCTGCGGGCGCCGATCGCCGACGCGGCGGAGGCGCTGGCCGGGCGTGAGCGGCTGGAGCGGGTGGCGGAGGGCCTGGCGGTGGAGCTGCTGCGGCTGGAGGCCGAGGGCGCGCCCGCCACCTGGGACGAGGAGCCGGTGTGCGTACGGCCGCCGGTCGCGGGGCCGGCGCCGGGGCGGGTCGGCCGGTTCTCCTGGAACCCCGGGTCCGACACCGTCGTCGCCGACGAGCGGGCGCGGGCCCTGTTCGGGCTGCCGCCGGGGGACGTACCCGGCACGCTGGAGGCGCTGGCGAGGGCCGTGGACCCCACCGACGCCCACCGGCTTCCCGAGCTGCTGAGGGAGACGGCGCGGGGCAGCCCGCCGCCGTTGCCGCTGGAGGTGCGGACCACGGAGGGCGGGCTGCGGCTGCTGGAGCTGTGGGCGGCGGCCGAGGGGCCGTCCGGGTCCGTCACCGGCGTCCTCCTCGACCCCGGTGCGGGCGCCCTCTCCGACGGCGCCGCCGATCTGCTGCCGGAGGGCGTGTTCTGCGTCGACCGGCTGGGGCTGATCGTGTACGCCAACGCCCGGGCCGCGCACTTCCTGGGCGTGGACCACGCCGAGCTGACCGGCCGGCTGCTCTGGGACGCCGTGCCCTGGCTGAACCAGACGACCAGCGAGGAGCATCTGCGCGGTGCGCTGCTGTCGCCGGAGCCGGTGCACTTCCATGTACGGCGGCCCGCCGACGGTCCGCGGGTCTTCGAGGGCGACTGGCTGAGCATCTCCGTCTACCCCGGCGCGGACCTGCTGACCTGTACCGCCGTCCCGGCGAACCGGGTGCCGTCCGACGGGAGTCCCGAACCGGTCGACACCGAGGTCCCGGCGCCGGACCCGGCCGCGCAGACCGCCCCGCTGTACCGGCCGATCGTGCTGGCGATCGCGCTGACCGAGGCGGTGACCGCCCGCCAGGTGTCGGCGGTGGTCATGCAGGAGCTGCTGCCCGCGTTCGGCGGCCGGCGGCTCGCGATCTACCTGCTCCAGGAGCGGCATCTGTACCTCGCGTGGGAGAGCGGTTTCCCGGAGGGTTTTCTCGCTCCGTTCGAGGGGGTGGGCCTGGACGCCCGGCTGCCCGGCGTGGAGACGCTCACCACCGGCCGTCCGCTGTTCTTCGACTCGATGCAGCAGCTCGCGGCCGCCTACCCCGGCATCGAACTGGACGCGACGCGGGGCGCCCGCGCCTTCCTCCCGCTGATCGCCTCGGGCCGGCCGGTCGGCACCTGCATCCTCGGCTTCGACGTGCCGCGCGCCTTCAGCTCCGAGGAGCGCACGGTCCTCACCGCGCTCGCCGGGCTGATCGCCCACGCGATGGAGAAGGCCCAGCGCTACGACACGGAGGCGGCCCTCGCGCGCGGGCTGCAGCAGGCCCTGCTCCCCCGGCGGCTGTCGCAGCACGCGCGTGTGGAGACCGCCGGGCGCTATCTGCCGGGCACCGAGGGCATGGACGTGGGCGGCGACTGGTACGACGTCGTGGAGGCCGGCGAGGGCCTGGCGCTGGTCATCGGGGACGTCCAGGGGCACGGGGTGCAGGCGGCGGCCACCATGGGGCAGCTCCGCAGCGCGGTACGGGCGTTCGCGCTCGGCGACCATCCGCCGCAGGAGGTCATGTCCGGCACGAACCACCTCCTCATCGACCTCGACCCCGGCCAGTTCGCCAGTTGCTGCTACGTCCGCCTCGACCCGGCGACCGGCCGGGCGCACGCCGCCCGGGCCGGCCATCTGCCGCCGCTGCTGCGCCACCCCGACGGCCGTACGACGACGGTGGACCTGCCGGGCGGGGTGGTCCTGGGGGTCGACCCGCGCGCCCGGTACCCGGTGACGGAACTGCGCCTGGAGCCGGGCGCGATCCTCGCGCTCTACACCGACGGGCTGGTGGAGCGGCCGGGGCACGACATCGACGAGGGCATCGCCGCCCTGCGCACGGCCCTCGCCGAGGCGGGTGACGGGGCCGGGCGCTCCCCCGGCCGCTACCTCGGGGAGGTCGCCGACCGGCTGACCGCCTCGGCCCGGCAGGCGGCGGACCGGGCCGACGACATCGCGCTGTTGCTCGCCACCCTCCCCACCCACCCCGAAGATCACGCTGGGAGAGCGTGA
- a CDS encoding serine/threonine-protein kinase — MNTGEPDRRVVDGRFELLHRLGGGGMGWVWRARDLALHRDVAVKEVRPPDPALAEYDPEGARTLRERVLREARALARVHHPNVVTIHHIVDGGENTYPWIVMELVTGGSLQDRLQQGVLTPVEAARMGREVLSALRAAHAVGIEHRDVKPANVLLRPDGRPVLTDFGIAALREATSLTATGSVIGSPDFMAPERVTGKDGGPSADLWSLGMLLYVAVEGHHPLRRSSTLATLAAVLGEEVPPPRQAGPLTGLLTALLVRDPQARPDAEEVDRLLAVATGEAPADPSPGVFGPPAGGAVAFGAPPAPPAGFGPPPSPATVTPYADQAPAYTGAPTSYQLAPPPSVPTLSPGGVTVPSSGVPPRPRRNRTSAVLLAVSGTVLTGVLVWNVVPLLTGGGGDDGASGAGASTGASASARSGSSSASASSGTAQSGEKLDLLTEDGVRTVVKKLKAAMGGSKVTDLTVYPEYAIAEAPVAGNAKLYDRYEYRGGDVAVKNGPGGTVTSGETPVDLDSFNWDAVPGLLEKAGKTLNISDPTMRYLVINPASTIFNDPPTMNVYLVDDYGGAYLEADQKGNVIEAHPRDDG, encoded by the coding sequence ATGAACACCGGGGAACCCGACAGACGCGTCGTCGATGGCCGATTCGAGCTGCTGCACCGGCTCGGGGGCGGAGGCATGGGGTGGGTGTGGCGCGCCCGCGACCTGGCACTGCACCGTGACGTGGCCGTGAAAGAGGTACGGCCGCCGGATCCGGCGCTGGCCGAATACGACCCGGAGGGCGCCCGCACCCTGCGGGAGCGCGTCCTGCGGGAGGCGCGCGCCCTCGCCCGCGTCCACCACCCCAATGTCGTCACCATCCACCACATCGTCGACGGCGGGGAGAACACGTACCCCTGGATCGTGATGGAGCTGGTCACCGGCGGCTCGCTCCAGGACCGGCTCCAGCAGGGCGTGTTGACCCCGGTCGAGGCCGCACGCATGGGGCGCGAGGTGCTGTCCGCGCTGCGCGCCGCGCACGCCGTCGGCATCGAGCACCGCGACGTGAAGCCGGCCAACGTGCTGCTGCGCCCCGACGGACGGCCGGTGCTCACCGACTTCGGCATCGCCGCCCTGCGCGAGGCCACCAGCCTCACCGCCACCGGCTCCGTCATAGGCTCGCCCGACTTCATGGCACCGGAGCGCGTCACCGGCAAGGACGGCGGCCCCTCCGCCGACCTCTGGTCGCTCGGGATGCTGCTCTACGTCGCCGTGGAGGGCCACCACCCACTGCGCCGTTCCAGCACGCTCGCCACCCTGGCCGCCGTACTCGGCGAGGAGGTGCCGCCGCCCCGGCAGGCGGGCCCGCTGACCGGTCTGCTCACCGCTCTCCTGGTCCGCGACCCCCAGGCCCGCCCGGACGCCGAGGAGGTCGACCGGCTGCTCGCCGTGGCGACGGGGGAGGCACCGGCGGACCCGTCGCCGGGCGTCTTCGGGCCTCCGGCCGGGGGCGCCGTCGCATTCGGGGCCCCACCGGCTCCGCCCGCGGGCTTCGGGCCGCCGCCGTCGCCCGCGACGGTCACTCCCTACGCGGACCAGGCCCCGGCGTACACCGGCGCGCCGACCTCCTATCAGCTCGCCCCGCCCCCGTCCGTTCCCACCCTGTCACCCGGCGGCGTGACGGTCCCTTCCTCGGGCGTGCCGCCGCGGCCGCGCCGCAACCGTACGAGCGCCGTCCTCCTGGCCGTCTCCGGTACCGTCCTGACCGGTGTCCTCGTGTGGAACGTGGTCCCGCTGCTGACCGGCGGGGGCGGGGACGACGGTGCCTCCGGGGCCGGTGCCTCCACCGGTGCCTCGGCGAGCGCCCGTTCGGGGTCCTCCTCCGCGAGCGCCTCGTCCGGTACGGCCCAGTCCGGGGAGAAGCTCGACCTCCTCACCGAGGACGGGGTCCGCACGGTCGTGAAGAAGCTGAAGGCGGCCATGGGCGGCTCGAAGGTCACCGACCTCACGGTGTACCCGGAGTACGCCATCGCCGAGGCCCCGGTCGCAGGCAACGCCAAGCTCTACGACCGCTACGAGTACCGGGGCGGGGACGTGGCGGTGAAGAACGGTCCCGGTGGCACCGTGACCAGCGGCGAGACCCCGGTCGACCTGGACAGCTTCAACTGGGACGCGGTGCCCGGGCTGCTCGAGAAGGCCGGGAAGACCCTCAACATCAGCGACCCCACCATGCGCTATCTGGTGATCAACCCGGCGTCCACGATCTTCAACGACCCGCCGACGATGAACGTCTACCTCGTCGACGACTACGGCGGCGCCTACCTGGAGGCCGACCAGAAGGGCAACGTGATCGAGGCGCACCCGCGCGACGACGGCTGA
- a CDS encoding roadblock/LC7 domain-containing protein: MAVEAEVLNELQRLRTRVPQLSGALAASADGLVLARDMPGVEAEALAALTAAALGVGRRMADLAARGAFRELLVRGAGGYVATYAAGPSAVLTLLADDRVNVGRLHLEGRRSGTRIAELMAAPATPDRPLGTPLPPPPPRPLGSLPLRIPPQSRYGS, from the coding sequence ATGGCCGTCGAGGCCGAGGTACTGAACGAACTCCAGCGGCTGCGCACGCGTGTGCCGCAGCTCAGTGGAGCGCTGGCGGCCAGCGCCGACGGGCTCGTGCTCGCCCGGGACATGCCCGGCGTCGAGGCGGAGGCGCTGGCGGCGCTCACCGCGGCGGCGCTGGGCGTGGGGCGCCGGATGGCCGACCTCGCGGCGCGCGGCGCGTTCCGTGAACTGCTCGTCCGCGGCGCCGGCGGATATGTCGCGACCTACGCGGCCGGCCCGTCCGCCGTGCTCACGCTGCTCGCGGACGACCGGGTGAACGTCGGACGCCTCCACCTGGAGGGCCGCCGCAGCGGCACCCGCATCGCCGAACTGATGGCGGCACCCGCCACCCCCGACCGCCCCCTCGGGACCCCCCTGCCCCCGCCCCCGCCACGCCCCCTCGGCTCCCTCCCCCTGCGCATCCCCCCGCAGTCCCGCTACGGCTCCTGA